The Clupea harengus unplaced genomic scaffold, Ch_v2.0.2, whole genome shotgun sequence genomic interval cacccacaaagcTGATTCAACTAGAAAATCCCAAAGATGAGTAGTGAGGATGACAAGTTGTTAGCTTGACCATCACCACactacaaaaacaaacttaGACCAGTTGTCTTCAAGTGTGAAGGAGTTGCGAATCAGAATTAAggatcagagttaataatgattgacaataatcaataatccaatgaaACTTATatccatttgtatttgttgcttttaATTGGACTTAGGTTAAAATGTCCTGCTATATGTGTATTCCTTATGTCCCCACCCCCATGAATACAGCCCTCTGAGACATTTGCAAATCAAATTTCCCCTGTGAAACCAACTGTGTGAAACTTCCCATCTCAGAGGTAGCagactgatacatattcatggcAGGTCGGagctatggggtgacaccccttatgctATGTAGGATACTTAAACTTGGACTGTTTCCATGTCTAATCAGAGACATAGGTGAATCTTTTGAGTGAAGCCTTCCTCTCTCAATTGATGCATCATTGCAAGAATAAAGCCTGATTCATGACTGAGTCTCCACCAAGCTTTTggtactaaaaaaaaaaataccatcaAGTGCTGATGTCACATCTAGCCTCAACCTTGACTTGAGGGTGGGAGCAGACTCTTATCGGTACTTGAGGAGACTTGCAGTGAAAACAGGCAGTGTTCTCACGCTGTATATCATCTGTTCTTGCAACCTGCAGTTAAAAACAGATGATATCGCTGTTGAATGAAATGTTTTGATTTGATGTGGCACACTGTAGATGTTATGGCTTGAATATGTTAGACGAGGTCTGTCTGTGGAGTAGAGAGCTCAAATTAAATGGTTTAACTGAAGTATTTGTGTAGGCGTCTATTTGTATTACTGTAAATTGTATTTAATATCTCACATTCTTTGCCCTCCATCAACTCTCAGATGTACGCAGTGGACTCTGATAAAGGTGGAGACAAAAGTGAGGACATATGGCTGGACCTGTCAGATGAGGACCACAGTAACTGGATGATGTTTGTCCGACCGGCCCTCAATCATCTGGAGCAGAACCTGGTGGCCTACCAGTATGGCTCCGAGATCTTTTACATCACCATAAAGAACATCCAGCCCAAACAGGAGCTCAAGGTCAGAGGTTCAGTTGGTTTAGAATGACACTGGTAGACCAAAGCTAGATGTTTTAATCTGTTATGTGAGGGGTAGACTGCCTAATAATGGTTAAAACCTGCTGTGATTGGTACACCCTAGTTCTGCCTGTAATGTTTAGTTCCTGGATGCTCCTTTGGTCACTGACTGATACCTTCTTCATTGCTAGGTGTGGTATGCTGCTTCATATGCAGAGTTTGTTAGTCAGAAAATTCATGATGTaacagaagaggaaagaaaaggtgAGACTTCTTTTAATACTTAAAAAgtgataattttttttgtagtgtatgtgtggtgaGTGGATTTTTACTTTGTCGCTGCACTATGCGTGAGCTGTGGCactatgtgtgagcgtgagctgtGGGACTACGTGTGAGCGTGAGCTGTGGCactatgtgtgagcgtgagctgtGGCactatgtgtgagcgtgagctgtGGCACTATGTGTGAGCATGAGCTGTGGGactatgtgtgagcgtgagctgtGGGactatgtgtgagcgtgagctgtGGCACTACGTGTGAGCGTGAGCTGTGGGACTACGTGTGAGCGTGAGCTGTGGGactatgtgtgagcgtgagctgtGGGactatgtgtgagcgtgagctgtGGGactatgtgtgagcgtgagctgtGGGactatgtgtgagcgtgagctgtGGGactatgtgtgagcgtgagctgtGGGactatgtgtgagcgtgagctgtGGGactatgtgtgagcgtgagctgtGGGactatgtgtgagcgtgagctgtGGGactatgtgtgagcgtgagctgtGGGactatgtgtgagcgtgagctgtGGGactatgtgtgagcgtgagctgtGGCACTACGTGTGAGCGTGAGCTGTGGGACTACGTGTGAGCGTGAGCTGTGGGACTATGTGTGAACGTGAGCTGTTGTCTTTGTGGCTCAGTGTTGCGGGAGCAGGAGAAGAACTGGCCGTGCTACGAGTGCAACCGTCGCTTCATGAGCTCTGAGCAACTCCAGCAGCACCTCAACATGCACGACGACAAGCTGGACCTCGTCAATAGGTAAACTGGCCTCAGGATATGATCCATGATATGATCCGTATTTATATAAAGATCAGCTGGATTCCTGGCCTATCTTCATCCTTTTTCTGTGTTGCAGGCCAAAGGGACGCAGTCGAGGGAGGGGTCGGAAGCGATTTGGCACCGGCAGAAGACCGGGGCGACCACCTAAATTCATCCGCCTGGAGACCCCTGCAGAGAGTGTGGAGAAGACAAGGGTATCAAACTTTAAAGTGTAAAACAGTTAAAAAATGACCTAAATACTCTACCATAAATATGTCTTGTTTTGTGTCATTTATCATTTGGTAGAACTTTGAAGCACTTTAATTCGTTTTTATTTAGTTGaagtcgtttttttttattaacagggAATTTGCATTGGCATAAGGGAAAAATAAGCTAATTATTTTTTGAATTAGTAATGACTGGATGTGTATTATGGTTGTGATCTAGCTAATGCAGATTGAGCTGTACCAAGTCTGAAAACGTAATCAGTGGTGGGAGGAAGTGTTTCTCTAAAACAAGTTAAAAATGGATCTTTAGTATCTTTGTGTCAGGTTTCATAAAAATGATGCTCTTTGAGGAGAtcactctctgtctatcctGTATTGCCTATTTCTTTGTGTCGGTTGACGTGTTTAATACTTTGTTATGGCGGCAGGATATGCTGGTGTTCCCGGGAAGTAAGCTGTCCTATGAGGACAGGACAGATGGAGCCCTGAATGGGCTGAAGGTGGTGGAACTTGGGCCCGAAGCCATTGACTCAGAGCTGGAAGGCAGGCTGGAGCCACAGACGGAGAGCGCTGAGCCCCCAGCAGATGGGGAAAGTGACCAGACAGTGCCCCCACCAGACGACCCTCTGGAGCACCTCAAGGAGGACCCCACTCCTGTAGTCAAGCCAGACCCCCACCTCACATCCCAGGACATGCGGCGAGCCCGTAGGATACGGGTATGACCTTTCTGCCCCCCTGTGCCATGCTAGCACCCTGAAATAGCCTGTCTTAGCTAGTGACTTAGAGTTATTTCacaatgttgtatgtgtgtgtgtttctccctcaaAAATGGCTCTCCTAAAAGATTGACTTGCAGGTACGAAATGCCTGGAGGGGGTCAGAGAGGCAAAGTTGAGGTCACGGCACGATGTGATTCTTGTCCGTGTGACATTTGACTGTACATTGGCTTCCCCTCCATTCTCTATTGCATCTGTTTGCTCCCCCGTCTCGGTGGAATGTTGTCTGTGCTTCATGTATTCGTCCAGATTTTAGGCAAATGTCAGCACACAGTTGCCTTGGGGATGCTAAACCATTACTTTCTCAGAAAACCAAGGGCTGTCAACATTGGAACCCCTTACACTCTCCCACAAGCTAGTCTGTAGTGCCCTTTTTCCTCATCCATTGGCAGGCTTTTGGTTTCTTCTTTGGTTTCCCGGGAGACTGACTCCGACTCTTTTTTGCAGAATGCTGCGCTTCAGCACCTGTTCATCAGGAAGTCGTTCCGGCCCTTTAAGTGCTCCCAGTGCGGGAAGGCCTTCCGAGACAAGGACAAGCTGGACCAGCACATGCGCTTCCATGGGCGCGACTCCTGCGCGCTCACCTGTCACGTCTGCAACAAGGGCTTCCTGAGCAGCGGGGCGCTGGACGACCACCTGCAGCTGCATGCCGAGCAGCGCACCTACGCCTGCCTCTTCTGCACAGACTCCTTCGACCGACTGGACCTGCTCAAAGATCATGTCAGGATCCATATGGTGGACGGATGCTTCTCCTGCCCCTCTTGCAAGAAGAGCTTCACCGACTTCATTCAGGTATACCAACAAACATAGGCTACTGATAGAAATCACACACTTTCTGTTATTATCACATGAAGTCACATCACTGCCACATCTTAATCAATGCCTATGAAAGAGTTTtggaaaacatttcaaaaccCGGCAGTGGACACTTATAATCTTCTGTGGAAATGGTGATCTCTAATGACTGACTACTAACTTGATTTTGGTTCACCATTTTAACTAGTTTCTGGTGTGGGGAAAGGTACACCAGTTGACCCTTCGCTGTTGAGCTGCCACATCTGCTCCCTTCTGAAAGTGTgcgttcctctccctcttcaggtGAAGAAGCACGTGCGCAGCTTCCATTCCGAGAAGATCTTCCAGTGCACCGAGTGTGACAAGGCCTTCTGCCGGCCCGACAAGCTGCGGCTGCACATGCTCCGCCACTCCGACCGCAAGGACTTCTTGTGCTCCGTCTGTGGCAAGCAGTTCAAGGTGAAGAGCAGCTCACTTGTCTAATATCTGGATCAGGACACAGAAATCCTTGCATGTTGTGTAAATcattcaaaaaacaaaaaacataaggATCTTCAGACAGAGTGGGTACTTAGTAGATGTTGATGTCAATAGGTGGGATTGATGAGAAGAATGAGATTGGAATCACTCactgtatttttctctctctctctctctctctatcagagGAAAGATAAACTCCGTGAGCACATGCAGCGCATGCACAACCCCGAGCGCGAGGCCAAGAAAGCGGACCGCAGTCACCGCTCCAAAGCCCTTAAGCAGAAGGTGCCAACCACCGACTTTGAGAGCTTCATGTTCAAGTGTCGGCTCTGCATGATGGGCTTCCGTCGCCGGGGCATGCTGGTAAAGCACTCGACtcactccaccctctcctccgcCCCCGTGTCCCCGTGGCCCTCAGCGCTTAGGCATGGGTCAATAtggtctctctgctctgtgtgttgagcgttcaatctgtgtgtgtgtttgtgtgtgtgtgtgtgtgtgtgtgtgtgcgcgcgtgcgtgtgcatttgtttaGGTTAACCACCTGTCCAAACGTCACCCAGAGATGCGGATTGAGGAGGTGCCTGAACTCACACTGCCCATCATTAAGCCCAACAGGGACTACTTCTGCCAGTACTGTGacaaggtcagacacacacacccttccataTAGAGCAGATCAAAAACCCAGTTAAAACATCAGCGTAGTCCAATAAGATACCAGCAGTCTGTTTGCAGTTGAACTCgatattttaaaatgaactgaaTCATTTCATTGATAAAAACTATATAGAGTCCAGCTTGAAAATGTTGCAGGGCTGTGTAAATAGTTAACCATAACAAGACCTGTCATCATGTGAAATTAATTGATCTGATATAAAAAATGTTGTACCAAGTACCACAGCTAAACGTTTCCCTCAGAGTGTGAATCATCatcttctgtgtatgtgtgtgcattctgcTGCAGGTGTATAAAAGTGCTAGTAAGAGAAAAGCACATATCTTGAAGAACCACCCAGGGGCGGAGCTTCCACCCAGTATCCGCAAGCTCCGCCCAGCCGGCCCTGGAGAGCCTGACCCCAtgctaagcacacacacccagctgacAGGCACCATCGCCACGGCGCCCGTCTGCTGCCCACACTGTGCCAAGCAGTACAGCAGTAAAGTGAGTTGCGCCATCATAGTAATCCCATACATCTGTATGCACATCTGACAatatggaaaggatccctaggaaaatagacctgtgtctgtttacctcaatagcttaagaaactgtagaaaatgtcaGTTATTAGCTCTTCCGGACTagacaaaaagaagagaaagataaaCTGGTGACTGTAgattgtcagacacttataataacattatgggcctgtcagtggcgaaaatGGGCAGTTTACTTTGATGTGGCTGCTTGCCCCATAGGATTAGATTAGACagatttagattgtttttgTCCCAAATCAAAAGACAGACCCAAAAGGACAGGAAAGAGGCCCAGGTTGCTGCCGTTACTATGGGAGATATGTGTTCtatctgtgtatgtgattttgtttttgtttgtttgtttgttctgcagACTAAGATGGTTCAGCACATCCGTAAGAAGCACCCAGAGTTTGCCCAAATGGCCAACAGTATCCAGGCCCCCATGGCCACGGCAGTCATCAGCAGCACCCCTGCAGTCATCACCACCGACAGCACCACTGCAGAGGCCGTTGTGGTGAGACACGCTAACACTCACAGATTTAATTGTGTAATTTTATCATTGATGGTAATGATGAAGACGGCTCTCATAATGTAAGATATACTCATAGCCTATGTCACGTGCCAAAAAGCTATTCCTACCTTCAAACTTTATGAGCGGTCATAACAATTACTGAAAGTTATTATTAGAAATAATGTATGAAGAACACTACAGTACATGGCATGATTATGACAGTTTTATGAAATAgagtttatttacacacacacaagtttagaATCATGATCTATACTGTTTTGtagttgttgtttatttgtttatgtttatttgctCTTGGGGTCTCCTACCAGCATTGGTTAACATTTTCTTAAGCATAGCCTGCAATGGATTGTGCTGAATAATGAATAACTCCGCTTGGTTGTATGTGTTCCAGACCACAGACCTGCTGACCCAGGCCATGACGGAGTTGTCTCAGACTCTGGGTTCAGACTACCGGCCGGGACAGGGAGATTACCAGCGCATCCAGTACatccctgtgtctcagtcagCTGCAGGAGGCCAGCCACAGCATATCCAACTGCAAGTGGTGCAGGTGGCCCCggtatgtatctctctctcactctctctctctctcactctcactctcactctttcttcagTTAGAGATATGAagcagacttttttttaaatacattttttttaaacaattattGTTGTCAACAGGCGTTCCTTCCTCTCACACAACAGAAATAGACACCTCTTTAGTTCTTTgcagaaacattttattttttaatattaaaatgttatttttcttCCTGTCCTGTCCAGGCTTCCTCTCCCCACTCCCAGCATTCCACGGTGGATGTGAGTCAGCTGCACGACCCCCACGGCTACAGCCAGCACTCCATCCAGGTGCAGCACATCCAGGTGGGTGAGCCCACGGGCGGCTCTGTCCAGGGAGGCACACAGGTGAGCCACACAGCCACGTCTCACACCGATCAAGCTCATCTCTGAATCACACAGCACTGCATCAACTATTCACACCATGTACATGCTTTGTCTAGTTTCACTATGCACCGTTCTAAACAACATTACAATCTAAAGCTCCAGTATTTTTGCACGAGATAAAACAGCTGGAACTCCAAATTACTTGGTCAATAATGAGCAAGTTTATTTTCTCACTCATGTGTCCAGAATCTAGGACGGTATCTACAGTGATTATGGACTGTTTTCTCGGATCTCCCCTATGAAACAGATAGTTTACTACTGTTAAAGTTCAAAGGTGTTAGCTCATCATCTTATCAGTgtaatttgaaaatgtttgttgCGTTCTCACACGAATACCCGCCGGCAACATGTTTGTTCTGTCAACCTATACTGATAGCAGGTATCTGGGCAGCCTCTTAGCCCCTCCTCTCAGCAGACCACTCAAGAGCTTAGCCCCACCCAGCTGACCCCTGTGACCCTGGCACAGAGTCACACGCTACAGACCTCCTCCAATCAGGTGCAAGGGACTGTTCAGCATACTTATCTACCCAGCAACTGGAACTACAGGAGTTACCGTAAGTTGAACTACTCTTAATGATTACCACATTCTGAAGTTCAATGGAGTCTAGGATCGTAATTATAGACCTCTTTCCAGTTTTAGCATATGACTTTGAATTGGTAACATGAACCATGATAAACTAAACTGCCATAGCTACAGAATGCTAGCAAGACCACTTATATTACCTGTGGTCTCACTTTAATCACTTGGTAAGGTTTTATGAGAGAAGTTGTTAGGCCTGTTACAACTACAACAATATTTAATTTTACGATTGCTGTATGTTTTCTACCAGAGTTCAAGGTCAGGGACATGCAATGCCAAAAGTCAAGGATTAAGAAGAAGACTGAAAAGGGGAAATAGTTCTTTTGCTGTGTTGATAGGTGTCAATAAGTCATATCGATATCATgacataaaacaaaaagacacaagGCATATGGATGTTATGGTGTGCTTGATGCATTTGTGCAAAAGCAATTGATATTAGATTATACTGGACCTTTCATGTAGGTAACAtttctaattgtgtgtgtgtgtgtgtgtgtgtatgtgtgtgtgtgtgtgtgtgtgtgtgtgtgtgtgtgtgcccccagcCTCAGAGATCCAGATGATGGCGCTGCCTCATGCGCAGTATGTGATAGCAGAGGCCAGTACCCCAGGGACTGGTGTGAACAGCGGTCAGGTGAAGACGGTGAGTGAAAGTGTGACCTTTTAACTTCTTATATAAACAGACAATATGAACCGACCACAGACGCAGTGCAATGTACACATTGTTCCAGGGGATTGTCAGGGGACTGGTGTCTTTGAGAAGAGTAAATACACATGGTTGACGTATTCCCTGTTTCATTGGTgcgctgtttatgtgtgtgtgtgcagactcgCTATGTGATCTCAGAGGGCCAGGCAGAACTGGAGGGGAAGCCCAGCGGTGCGGCTGCCGGTGGGGCTCAGGGGCACCCAGAGTCGATGGAGCAGCCGGCCACCACGCAGtacatcatcaccaccactacCAACGGCTCCAACGAGGTCCACATCACCAAACCTTGATCTACGCACATggacctacacacaaacacacgcacacacacacacataacgcaCAGAGTGTTCCTCCCCCAGGAAACGAATCGCATCAAATGCACAGAAAGACTGagagcccaaacacacacctaaaccaC includes:
- the prdm10 gene encoding PR domain zinc finger protein 10 isoform X1, with amino-acid sequence METKQESSSMWSQTSSAESGNATQVHFEGGTVAQIVYSGDQQDRGQQQVVYTADGSSYTSVESAEHTLVYIHPVDGTAQAVFADQPQVAYIQQDGTTQQVTVLLPSGQNMNTANLHVLSNVADGPQAILEPVAQGQMDVSHPSMTSVGDSAASPLAATDSTVDSEDDDDDDDDDDGNDSDLDDWEPGPPQPFTPQSLWCEECNKANPSVCLKHGPLHPIPNRPVLSRARASLPLVLYIDRFVGGVFSKRRIPKRTQFGPVEGPLRRQNQLKDSHIHLKMYAVDSDKGGDKSEDIWLDLSDEDHSNWMMFVRPALNHLEQNLVAYQYGSEIFYITIKNIQPKQELKVWYAASYAEFVSQKIHDVTEEERKVLREQEKNWPCYECNRRFMSSEQLQQHLNMHDDKLDLVNRPKGRSRGRGRKRFGTGRRPGRPPKFIRLETPAESVEKTRDMLVFPGSKLSYEDRTDGALNGLKVVELGPEAIDSELEGRLEPQTESAEPPADGESDQTVPPPDDPLEHLKEDPTPVVKPDPHLTSQDMRRARRIRNAALQHLFIRKSFRPFKCSQCGKAFRDKDKLDQHMRFHGRDSCALTCHVCNKGFLSSGALDDHLQLHAEQRTYACLFCTDSFDRLDLLKDHVRIHMVDGCFSCPSCKKSFTDFIQVKKHVRSFHSEKIFQCTECDKAFCRPDKLRLHMLRHSDRKDFLCSVCGKQFKRKDKLREHMQRMHNPEREAKKADRSHRSKALKQKVPTTDFESFMFKCRLCMMGFRRRGMLVNHLSKRHPEMRIEEVPELTLPIIKPNRDYFCQYCDKVYKSASKRKAHILKNHPGAELPPSIRKLRPAGPGEPDPMLSTHTQLTGTIATAPVCCPHCAKQYSSKTKMVQHIRKKHPEFAQMANSIQAPMATAVISSTPAVITTDSTTAEAVVTTDLLTQAMTELSQTLGSDYRPGQGDYQRIQYIPVSQSAAGGQPQHIQLQVVQVAPASSPHSQHSTVDVSQLHDPHGYSQHSIQVQHIQVGEPTGGSVQGGTQQVSGQPLSPSSQQTTQELSPTQLTPVTLAQSHTLQTSSNQVQGTVQHTYLPSNWNYRSYPSEIQMMALPHAQYVIAEASTPGTGVNSGQVKTTRYVISEGQAELEGKPSGAAAGGAQGHPESMEQPATTQYIITTTTNGSNEVHITKP
- the prdm10 gene encoding PR domain zinc finger protein 10 isoform X2, which codes for METKQESSSMWSQTSSAESGNATQVHFEGGTVAQIVYSGDQQDRGQQQVVYTADGSSYTSVESAEHTLVYIHPVDGTAQAVFADQPQVAYIQQDGTTQQVTVLLPSGQNMNTANLHVLSNVADGPQAILEPVAQGQMDVSHPSMTSVGDSAASPLAATDSTVDSEDDDDDDDDDDGNDSDLDDWEPGPPQPFTPQSLWCEECNKANPSVCLKHGPLHPIPNRPVLSRARASLPLVLYIDRFVGGVFSKRRIPKRTQFGPVEGPLRRQNQLKDSHIHLKMYAVDSDKGGDKSEDIWLDLSDEDHSNWMMFVRPALNHLEQNLVAYQYGSEIFYITIKNIQPKQELKVWYAASYAEFVSQKIHDVTEEERKVLREQEKNWPCYECNRRFMSSEQLQQHLNMHDDKLDLVNRPKGRSRGRGRKRFGTGRRPGRPPKFIRLETPAESVEKTRDMLVFPGSKLSYEDRTDGALNGLKVVELGPEAIDSELEGRLEPQTESAEPPADGESDQTVPPPDDPLEHLKEDPTPVVKPDPHLTSQDMRRARRIRNAALQHLFIRKSFRPFKCSQCGKAFRDKDKLDQHMRFHGRDSCALTCHVCNKGFLSSGALDDHLQLHAEQRTYACLFCTDSFDRLDLLKDHVRIHMVDGCFSCPSCKKSFTDFIQVKKHVRSFHSEKIFQCTECDKAFCRPDKLRLHMLRHSDRKDFLCSVCGKQFKRKDKLREHMQRMHNPEREAKKADRSHRSKALKQKVPTTDFESFMFKCRLCMMGFRRRGMLVNHLSKRHPEMRIEEVPELTLPIIKPNRDYFCQYCDKVYKSASKRKAHILKNHPGAELPPSIRKLRPAGPGEPDPMLSTHTQLTGTIATAPVCCPHCAKQYSSKTKMVQHIRKKHPEFAQMANSIQAPMATAVISSTPAVITTDSTTAEAVVTTDLLTQAMTELSQTLGSDYRPGQGDYQRIQYIPVSQSAAGGQPQHIQLQVVQVAPASSPHSQHSTVDVSQLHDPHGYSQHSIQVQHIQVGEPTGGSVQGGTQVSGQPLSPSSQQTTQELSPTQLTPVTLAQSHTLQTSSNQVQGTVQHTYLPSNWNYRSYPSEIQMMALPHAQYVIAEASTPGTGVNSGQVKTTRYVISEGQAELEGKPSGAAAGGAQGHPESMEQPATTQYIITTTTNGSNEVHITKP
- the prdm10 gene encoding PR domain zinc finger protein 10 isoform X3, with the translated sequence METKQESSSMWSQTSSAESGNATQVHFEGGTVAQIVYSGDQQDRGQQQVVYTADGSSYTSVESAEHTLVYIHPVDGTAQAVFADQPQVAYIQQDGTTQQVTVLLPSGQNMNTANLHVLSNVADGPQAILEPVAQGQMDVSHPSMTSVGDSAASPLAATDSTVDSEDDDDDDDDDDGNDSDLDDWEPGPPQPFTPQSLWCEECNKANPSVCLKHGPLHPIPNRPVLSRARASLPLVLYIDRFVGGVFSKRRIPKRTQFGPVEGPLRRQNQLKDSHIHLKMYAVDSDKGGDKSEDIWLDLSDEDHSNWMMFVRPALNHLEQNLVAYQYGSEIFYITIKNIQPKQELKVWYAASYAEFVSQKIHDVTEEERKVLREQEKNWPCYECNRRFMSSEQLQQHLNMHDDKLDLVNRPKGRSRGRGRKRFGTGRRPGRPPKFIRLETPAESVEKTRDMLVFPGSKLSYEDRTDGALNGLKVVELGPEAIDSELEGRLEPQTESAEPPADGESDQTVPPPDDPLEHLKEDPTPVVKPDPHLTSQDMRRARRIRNAALQHLFIRKSFRPFKCSQCGKAFRDKDKLDQHMRFHGRDSCALTCHVCNKGFLSSGALDDHLQLHAEQRTYACLFCTDSFDRLDLLKDHVRIHMVDGCFSCPSCKKSFTDFIQVKKHVRSFHSEKIFQCTECDKAFCRPDKLRLHMLRHSDRKDFLCSVCGKQFKRKDKLREHMQRMHNPEREAKKADRSHRSKALKQKVPTTDFESFMFKCRLCMMGFRRRGMLVNHLSKRHPEMRIEEVPELTLPIIKPNRDYFCQYCDKVYKSASKRKAHILKNHPGAELPPSIRKLRPAGPGEPDPMLSTHTQLTGTIATAPVCCPHCAKQYSSKTKMVQHIRKKHPEFAQMANSIQAPMATAVISSTPAVITTDSTTAEAVVTTDLLTQAMTELSQTLGSDYRPGQGDYQRIQYIPVSQSAAGGQPQHIQLQVVQVAPASSPHSQHSTVDVSQLHDPHGYSQHSIQVQHIQVGEPTGGSVQGGTQPLSPSSQQTTQELSPTQLTPVTLAQSHTLQTSSNQVQGTVQHTYLPSNWNYRSYPSEIQMMALPHAQYVIAEASTPGTGVNSGQVKTTRYVISEGQAELEGKPSGAAAGGAQGHPESMEQPATTQYIITTTTNGSNEVHITKP